From one Streptomyces sp. Q6 genomic stretch:
- a CDS encoding helix-turn-helix transcriptional regulator yields the protein MIDTATLVRRWRRERGLSQSRLAELIGTGQAAISRIENGKDVPTLPLLARIAEALGCTVRVSFESVGG from the coding sequence GTGATCGACACCGCCACCCTCGTCCGACGCTGGCGCCGCGAGCGCGGCCTCTCCCAGTCCCGACTGGCCGAACTGATCGGCACCGGCCAGGCCGCGATCTCCCGCATCGAGAACGGCAAGGACGTGCCTACGCTGCCGCTGCTCGCCCGGATCGCGGAGGCGCTGGGGTGCACGGTTCGTGTGTCGTTCGAGAGTGTCGGGGGTTGA
- a CDS encoding sodium:solute symporter family protein, whose protein sequence is MSDGAVATTLFGVFMVVTVALGLLAVRGKGSGGGLAEWSVGGRSLGAVFIWVLMAGEGYTSFSYLGAAGWGYNFGAPVLYVVAYMSCGYAVGYVVGPMLWAYARRHGLVSITDMVAHRYGKPWVGAAVAVLVTVFLLPYIQLQITGMGVVVSTISYGAISLDWAYFIGFAVTTGFVVVSGLRGSAWVSVLKDLLVIVTLAFLALYVPVHYFDGYGDFLGRLIEEKSAWLTLPGSGGSPYGQGWFATTTFLNALTVVIFPTTVAGYLGARSADGLRRNAMWLPAYNILLFVPMLLGMAALFVVPGLTGAESNLALLKLVVDSLPAWAVGIIGVAAALSSIVPMAVFMLVIGTMWGSSVFPLVPRWRDAPDARRSVQKTGSQIVVVVAGALALVLTYVAPNTLVRLSLISYEGMAQLVPMLLVGLVWRRLSLVGALSGLLVGVGVVCGLVFSEHDPVWGMNAGIVALAANLAVTLVVTYVCPADRDERPDGEVLARDPISDPKETTDAVAAG, encoded by the coding sequence ATGAGTGACGGAGCCGTCGCCACCACCCTCTTCGGTGTCTTCATGGTGGTCACCGTCGCCCTCGGGCTGCTCGCCGTACGCGGGAAGGGCAGCGGCGGCGGGCTCGCCGAGTGGTCCGTGGGCGGGCGGTCGCTCGGGGCCGTGTTCATCTGGGTGCTGATGGCCGGCGAGGGGTACACCAGCTTCTCGTACCTCGGGGCCGCCGGCTGGGGCTACAACTTCGGCGCCCCCGTGCTGTACGTCGTCGCCTACATGTCGTGCGGCTACGCCGTCGGCTACGTGGTCGGGCCGATGCTGTGGGCGTACGCGCGCCGGCACGGGCTCGTCTCCATCACCGACATGGTCGCCCACCGGTACGGGAAGCCGTGGGTCGGCGCCGCCGTCGCCGTGCTCGTGACGGTGTTCCTGCTGCCGTACATCCAGTTGCAGATCACGGGCATGGGCGTGGTCGTCTCGACGATCTCGTACGGCGCGATCAGCCTCGACTGGGCCTATTTCATCGGCTTCGCGGTCACCACCGGGTTCGTGGTGGTGAGCGGGCTGCGCGGCAGCGCGTGGGTGTCCGTCCTGAAGGACCTGCTGGTCATCGTCACGCTCGCCTTCCTCGCCCTCTACGTCCCCGTGCACTATTTCGACGGGTACGGGGACTTCCTCGGCCGGCTCATCGAGGAGAAGAGCGCCTGGCTGACGCTGCCCGGGAGCGGCGGGTCGCCGTACGGGCAGGGATGGTTCGCGACGACGACGTTCCTCAACGCCCTCACCGTCGTCATCTTCCCGACCACCGTCGCCGGGTACCTGGGCGCGCGCAGCGCGGACGGGCTGCGGCGCAACGCCATGTGGCTGCCCGCGTACAACATCCTGCTCTTCGTGCCGATGCTGCTCGGCATGGCCGCGCTGTTCGTCGTCCCCGGGCTGACCGGAGCCGAGTCGAACCTCGCGCTCCTCAAGCTCGTCGTCGACTCGCTGCCGGCCTGGGCGGTCGGGATCATCGGGGTCGCGGCGGCCCTCTCGTCGATCGTGCCGATGGCGGTGTTCATGCTGGTCATCGGGACGATGTGGGGCAGCAGCGTGTTCCCGCTCGTGCCGCGGTGGCGGGACGCCCCGGATGCGCGCAGGAGCGTGCAGAAGACCGGATCGCAGATCGTGGTCGTCGTCGCAGGCGCGCTCGCGCTCGTGCTCACGTACGTCGCGCCCAACACCCTCGTCCGGCTCTCCCTCATCTCCTACGAGGGGATGGCGCAGCTCGTCCCGATGCTGCTGGTGGGGCTGGTGTGGCGGCGGCTGAGTCTGGTGGGCGCGCTGAGCGGACTCCTCGTCGGGGTGGGGGTCGTGTGCGGGCTCGTGTTCAGCGAGCACGATCCGGTGTGGGGGATGAACGCCGGGATCGTCGCCCTCGCCGCCAATCTCGCGGTCACGCTCGTGGTCACGTACGTGTGTCCCGCCGATCGCGACGAACGGCCGGACGGCGAGGTGCTCGCCCGCGACCCGATCAGTGATCCGAAGGAGACGACGGACGCCGTTGCCGCGGGGTGA
- a CDS encoding Gfo/Idh/MocA family oxidoreductase, whose protein sequence is MTGTSGTSGTGGPLRVGLIGYGLAGSVFHAPLIAATEGLVLDTVVTSNPERQAQARAEHGDDLRCVDSPDELWERADDLDLIVIASPNKTHVPLATAALKAGLPVVVDKPVAGTAAEARELASLADERGLLLSVFQNRRWDNDFLTLRKLMADGELGEIQRFESRFERWRPQLKGGWRESGNPEEIGGLLYDLGSHVVDQALVLFGPAVTVYAESDVRRAGAAADDDTFIAITHASGVRSHLYVSATTAQLGPRFRVLGSQAGYVKYGLDPQEAALRDGKRPAPGQPWGVESDSMWGRVGSGESPLTGGGRPVPTVDGDYPAYYAAVAAALRDGAPNPVPATQAAAALDVLEAARRSADQKVTVTL, encoded by the coding sequence ATGACGGGTACGAGCGGTACGAGCGGTACGGGTGGCCCCCTCCGCGTGGGTCTGATCGGCTACGGCCTGGCCGGCTCCGTCTTCCACGCGCCGCTGATCGCCGCGACCGAGGGCCTCGTCCTCGACACGGTCGTCACGTCGAACCCGGAGCGGCAGGCCCAGGCCCGCGCCGAGCACGGCGACGACCTGCGCTGCGTGGACTCCCCGGACGAACTCTGGGAGCGCGCCGACGACCTCGACCTGATCGTCATCGCGTCCCCGAACAAGACGCACGTACCGCTCGCGACGGCCGCGCTCAAGGCGGGCCTGCCGGTCGTCGTCGACAAGCCGGTGGCGGGCACCGCGGCGGAGGCGCGCGAGCTCGCGTCGCTGGCCGACGAGCGCGGCCTGCTGCTCTCCGTGTTCCAGAACCGCCGCTGGGACAACGACTTCCTGACCCTGCGCAAGCTCATGGCGGACGGCGAACTGGGCGAGATCCAGCGCTTCGAGTCGCGGTTCGAGCGCTGGCGCCCGCAGCTCAAGGGCGGCTGGCGCGAGTCCGGGAACCCGGAGGAGATCGGCGGCCTCCTGTACGACCTCGGCAGCCACGTCGTCGACCAGGCGCTGGTCCTCTTCGGCCCCGCGGTCACCGTCTACGCCGAGTCGGACGTGCGCCGGGCCGGCGCCGCCGCGGACGACGACACGTTCATCGCGATCACCCACGCGAGCGGCGTCCGCTCGCACCTGTACGTCTCCGCCACCACGGCCCAGCTCGGCCCGCGCTTTCGCGTACTGGGCTCGCAGGCCGGTTACGTGAAGTACGGCCTCGACCCGCAGGAGGCGGCACTGCGCGACGGCAAGCGCCCGGCGCCGGGTCAGCCGTGGGGTGTCGAGAGCGACTCGATGTGGGGCCGCGTCGGCTCCGGCGAGTCCCCGCTGACCGGCGGCGGCCGCCCGGTGCCGACCGTCGACGGCGACTACCCCGCGTACTACGCCGCCGTCGCCGCGGCCCTGCGCGACGGCGCCCCGAACCCGGTGCCCGCCACGCAGGCGGCCGCCGCGCTCGACGTCCTGGAAGCGGCCCGCCGCTCGGCCGACCAGAAGGTGACGGTGACCCTGTGA
- a CDS encoding DUF6412 domain-containing protein, which yields MPRTNAWSTTLRPAALLLFLLVETVISALVDTGSLAGAVALAATAAAGSALAVCSLLAARSAPAVPPTRVRTAIRDREHRTAFLPQRDPDAAGRTRPRAPGRLVLAA from the coding sequence ATGCCGCGTACCAACGCCTGGTCCACGACCCTGCGTCCGGCCGCCCTGCTGCTGTTCCTCCTCGTCGAGACGGTGATCTCGGCGCTCGTCGACACCGGCAGCCTCGCCGGGGCCGTCGCCCTCGCCGCGACCGCCGCCGCGGGTTCCGCCCTCGCCGTCTGCTCGCTGCTCGCCGCGCGGTCCGCGCCCGCCGTGCCACCCACCAGAGTGCGCACCGCGATCCGCGACCGAGAGCACCGCACCGCCTTCCTGCCGCAGCGCGATCCCGACGCCGCGGGGCGTACCAGGCCCCGAGCGCCCGGACGTCTCGTCCTGGCGGCCTAG
- a CDS encoding DUF3311 domain-containing protein, whose protein sequence is MIKRRPHLLWLLVPFVLYVGALPFVNRVEPVVLGLPFLFAWLLASTLLTPVAVWLTWRGDRKLRAGRSA, encoded by the coding sequence GTGATCAAACGACGGCCCCATCTGCTCTGGCTCCTCGTGCCCTTCGTGCTGTACGTCGGCGCGCTCCCGTTCGTGAACCGGGTCGAGCCCGTCGTGCTCGGGCTGCCGTTCCTCTTCGCGTGGCTGCTCGCCTCGACGCTGCTCACGCCCGTCGCCGTATGGCTGACCTGGCGTGGGGACCGCAAGCTGCGCGCGGGGCGGTCGGCATGA
- a CDS encoding YidC/Oxa1 family membrane protein insertase, which translates to MSSFMSVFASLVEHLADLLQPLFHTSATAAAIILFTAFVRLLVHPLSRAGARGQRDRLKLQPRIAELRKKHKKNPEALQKAIMELHREEKVSPLSGCLPMLFQMPAFFLLYHLFSNNSLGGEPNALLGHTLGAAPLGSHFRDALAHGGLFGAQGLVYVALFVLVAAVATFNFRRTKRQMALSAAAAPTPDAGQPQVPGMGAMTKIMPLMSFMTLFTVAVVPLAAALYVVTSTTWSAIERAFLYRDMPYGAAAALPV; encoded by the coding sequence ATGTCGTCGTTCATGTCCGTCTTCGCGAGCTTGGTCGAGCATCTGGCCGACCTGCTCCAGCCGCTGTTCCACACCTCGGCCACGGCCGCGGCCATCATCCTGTTCACCGCGTTCGTACGGCTCCTCGTCCACCCGCTGTCGCGGGCCGGGGCGCGGGGTCAGCGGGACCGTCTCAAGCTTCAGCCGCGTATCGCCGAGCTGCGCAAGAAGCACAAGAAGAACCCCGAGGCGTTGCAGAAGGCGATCATGGAGCTGCACCGCGAGGAGAAGGTCTCCCCGCTCTCCGGCTGCCTGCCGATGCTGTTCCAGATGCCGGCGTTCTTCCTGCTCTACCACCTGTTCTCCAACAACAGCCTCGGTGGAGAGCCCAACGCCCTGCTCGGCCACACGCTCGGCGCGGCCCCGCTGGGGTCGCACTTCCGCGACGCGCTCGCGCACGGCGGGCTGTTCGGGGCGCAGGGGCTGGTCTACGTGGCGCTGTTCGTGCTCGTCGCGGCCGTGGCGACCTTCAACTTCCGGCGTACGAAGCGGCAGATGGCGCTGTCCGCGGCCGCCGCGCCGACGCCCGACGCCGGTCAGCCGCAGGTGCCGGGCATGGGGGCGATGACGAAGATCATGCCGTTGATGTCGTTCATGACGCTGTTCACGGTCGCCGTGGTGCCGCTCGCGGCCGCGCTGTACGTCGTCACGTCGACGACCTGGAGCGCGATCGAGCGGGCGTTCCTGTACCGGGACATGCCGTACGGCGCCGCGGCGGCGCTCCCCGTCTAG
- a CDS encoding class E sortase, with protein MAQGRPAPPARGPLARRLVWNGAEVAVTLGLVLLLLVLHQLWWTNRQAKAGAGRQVEALEREWGARRQPSGEARAPSQVPVPDASGSPERTPAPAGSSAARGGGRTSTGTGQAAERPRWDQAYAVLSIPRLGLRVPVAQGVSKPNVLNHGYVGHYPGTAQPGRAGNFALAGHRNTHGEPFRYINRLRRGDTLTVETRNATYQYVVDKSLAQTSARDGGVINPVPRSRVVPSAGYSEPGYYITLTTCTPEFTSRYRLVVWGTLSRMTPR; from the coding sequence GTGGCTCAGGGCCGTCCCGCCCCGCCCGCCCGCGGCCCTCTCGCCCGCCGCCTCGTCTGGAACGGCGCCGAGGTCGCCGTCACCCTCGGCCTCGTCCTCCTCCTGCTCGTCCTGCACCAGCTGTGGTGGACCAACCGGCAGGCGAAGGCCGGGGCCGGTCGACAGGTGGAGGCCCTGGAGCGCGAGTGGGGCGCGCGGCGGCAGCCGTCCGGGGAGGCGCGGGCGCCGTCACAGGTGCCGGTCCCGGACGCGTCCGGCAGCCCCGAACGCACCCCCGCCCCGGCCGGCTCCTCCGCCGCCCGCGGCGGCGGCCGTACGAGCACCGGTACGGGGCAGGCGGCCGAGCGCCCCCGCTGGGACCAGGCCTACGCCGTCCTCTCCATCCCGCGCCTCGGCCTGCGCGTCCCCGTCGCGCAGGGTGTCAGCAAGCCGAACGTCCTCAACCACGGCTACGTCGGGCACTACCCGGGCACCGCGCAGCCGGGCCGCGCCGGGAACTTCGCGCTCGCCGGGCACCGCAACACCCACGGCGAACCGTTCCGCTACATCAACCGGCTGCGGCGCGGCGACACCCTCACCGTCGAGACGAGGAACGCCACCTACCAGTACGTCGTCGACAAGAGCCTCGCCCAGACCTCCGCCCGCGACGGGGGCGTCATCAACCCCGTGCCGCGCAGCCGCGTCGTGCCGTCCGCCGGGTACAGCGAGCCGGGGTACTACATCACGCTCACCACCTGCACCCCCGAGTTCACCTCCCGGTACCGGCTCGTGGTGTGGGGCACGCTCAGCCGGATGACACCCCGATAG
- a CDS encoding ROK family transcriptional regulator — translation MNTHVTHVRSTAGVNLSALRGHNAALVLDLLRTAGEAGISRLELAERTGLTPQAVSKITARLRAEGLAVEAGRRASTGGKPRTVLRLVAGAGHAVGLHLDRDELRAVLTDLSGAVVAERRAPLDLGAGAEVVLAAVACAVDALFGACGSVGSVLGAGVAVPGPLDHADGVLHRVTGFPQWDGFPLRDALAERLGMPVVVDKDTNAAALGLALDAATGDGHRSFAYLHLGTGLGAGLVLGGAVYRGARTGAGEFGHQVIQLDGPACGCGNRGCIEALCLAAVADGTDAGMDEAARVLGEGAGNLVSLLDIDAVLLGGRTVSAAEERFVRGVGGVLDARARREGGGSAIPVRAAPGGVTLVVEGAAQLILAPLFGRGNTAVPAHRK, via the coding sequence GTGAATACGCATGTCACGCACGTACGGTCCACCGCGGGTGTCAATCTCTCCGCCCTGCGCGGGCACAACGCCGCGCTCGTTCTGGACCTGCTGCGCACCGCGGGAGAGGCCGGGATCAGCCGCCTGGAACTCGCCGAGCGCACGGGCCTGACCCCGCAGGCCGTCAGCAAGATCACGGCGCGGCTGCGCGCCGAGGGCCTCGCCGTCGAGGCCGGGCGGCGCGCCTCCACCGGCGGCAAGCCGCGCACCGTGCTGCGCCTGGTCGCCGGCGCCGGGCACGCCGTCGGCCTGCACCTCGACCGGGACGAGCTGCGCGCCGTCCTGACGGACCTGTCCGGCGCGGTCGTCGCCGAGCGCCGCGCGCCGCTCGACCTCGGCGCGGGCGCGGAGGTCGTGCTCGCCGCGGTGGCCTGCGCGGTCGACGCCCTGTTCGGCGCGTGCGGGAGCGTCGGCTCCGTGCTCGGGGCGGGCGTCGCCGTCCCCGGACCGCTCGACCACGCCGACGGCGTGCTGCACCGTGTCACCGGCTTCCCGCAGTGGGACGGCTTCCCGCTGCGCGACGCGCTCGCCGAGCGGCTCGGGATGCCCGTGGTCGTCGACAAGGACACGAACGCGGCGGCGCTCGGCCTCGCCCTCGACGCCGCCACCGGCGACGGCCACCGCTCCTTCGCCTACCTCCACCTGGGCACCGGCCTCGGTGCCGGACTCGTCCTCGGCGGCGCGGTCTATCGCGGGGCGCGGACCGGGGCGGGCGAATTCGGCCACCAGGTCATCCAGTTGGACGGTCCCGCGTGCGGCTGCGGAAACCGCGGCTGCATCGAGGCGCTCTGTCTCGCCGCCGTCGCGGACGGCACGGACGCCGGTATGGACGAGGCCGCGCGCGTGCTCGGGGAGGGCGCGGGCAACCTGGTCAGCCTGCTCGACATCGACGCCGTCCTGCTCGGCGGCCGCACGGTCTCCGCCGCCGAGGAGCGGTTCGTACGAGGCGTGGGCGGCGTCCTCGACGCCCGTGCGCGGCGCGAGGGCGGCGGGTCCGCGATACCGGTGCGGGCCGCGCCCGGGGGCGTCACGCTCGTCGTGGAAGGGGCCGCGCAGCTGATTCTCGCCCCGCTGTTCGGCCGCGGGAACACGGCCGTTCCGGCCCACCGGAAGTAG
- a CDS encoding Uma2 family endonuclease, with protein MSEETLYRRLRAFRDTFREGFGSESEEVRWPEISQGQILMMMSSKARHQRVAHRLRTALEPQLAAGLALYVETDLEDPGLGILRVPDLAVVNADFEPTAADAMPPHDCHCIIEVVSRSNPANDYEGKLRDYPAMGIPHYLIVDPRDGTAVHYWAPTTRTGAPTYDNQQHYTFGDTVTVGDWKIDTSGLPRYDDEAPQ; from the coding sequence ATGAGCGAGGAGACGCTGTACCGCCGCCTCCGCGCATTCCGCGACACCTTCCGCGAGGGGTTCGGGAGCGAGTCGGAGGAAGTGCGCTGGCCCGAGATCAGCCAGGGCCAGATCCTCATGATGATGAGCTCCAAGGCGCGCCATCAGCGTGTGGCGCATCGCCTACGCACCGCGCTGGAACCGCAGCTTGCGGCGGGCCTCGCGCTCTACGTCGAGACGGACCTGGAAGACCCCGGCCTGGGCATCCTTCGCGTACCGGACCTTGCCGTCGTCAACGCCGACTTCGAGCCCACGGCAGCCGACGCCATGCCGCCGCACGACTGCCACTGCATCATCGAGGTCGTCTCGCGCTCCAACCCGGCGAACGACTACGAAGGGAAGCTCCGCGACTACCCCGCGATGGGCATCCCGCACTATCTGATCGTCGACCCCCGAGACGGCACGGCCGTCCACTACTGGGCCCCCACCACCCGCACCGGAGCCCCGACCTACGACAACCAGCAGCACTACACCTTCGGCGACACCGTCACGGTGGGGGATTGGAAGATCGACACGTCTGGCCTGCCGCGCTACGACGACGAGGCGCCCCAGTGA
- a CDS encoding fumarylacetoacetate hydrolase family protein — protein MKLLRVGPAGAERPALLDAEGTLRDLSGLVADIDGALLADEAALDRIRAAAASADLPALDFEGLRVGPPVARIGKVVCIGLNYHDHAKETGAEPPAEPVVFFKAADTVVGPHDTVLVPRRSTKTDWEVELAVVIGRTARYVESAEAALTHVAGYAVAHDVSEREFQIERGGTWDKGKNCETFNPLGPWLVTADEVPDPQALGLKLWVNGELKQDGSTADQIFSVAEVVRYVSQFMTLYPGDVINTGTPAGVAMGRPEPKPYLRSGDVVELEIEGLGRQRQELKDA, from the coding sequence ATGAAGCTGCTGCGAGTCGGTCCCGCCGGAGCGGAGCGCCCCGCGCTCCTCGACGCCGAGGGGACCCTGCGCGACCTGTCGGGCCTGGTCGCGGACATCGACGGGGCGCTGCTCGCGGACGAGGCGGCCCTCGACCGCATCCGTGCCGCCGCCGCCTCCGCGGACCTGCCCGCCCTTGACTTCGAAGGGCTGCGGGTGGGTCCGCCGGTGGCCCGTATCGGCAAGGTCGTATGCATCGGCCTGAACTACCACGACCACGCGAAGGAGACGGGCGCCGAGCCGCCCGCCGAGCCCGTCGTCTTCTTCAAGGCGGCGGACACGGTGGTCGGCCCGCACGACACGGTGCTCGTGCCGCGCCGCTCGACCAAGACCGACTGGGAGGTGGAGCTGGCCGTGGTCATCGGACGTACGGCCCGCTATGTCGAGTCGGCGGAGGCGGCGCTCACGCATGTCGCCGGGTACGCGGTCGCGCACGACGTCTCCGAGCGCGAGTTCCAGATCGAGCGCGGCGGCACGTGGGACAAGGGCAAGAACTGCGAGACGTTCAACCCGCTCGGCCCGTGGCTCGTCACCGCGGACGAGGTCCCCGACCCGCAGGCCCTCGGGCTCAAGCTCTGGGTCAACGGCGAGCTCAAGCAGGACGGCAGCACCGCCGACCAGATCTTCTCCGTGGCCGAGGTGGTGCGCTACGTCAGCCAGTTCATGACCCTGTACCCCGGTGACGTCATCAACACGGGGACGCCGGCCGGGGTCGCGATGGGCCGCCCCGAGCCGAAGCCGTATCTGCGCTCCGGGGATGTCGTGGAGCTGGAGATCGAGGGGCTCGGCCGGCAGCGGCAGGAGCTGAAGGACGCGTAG
- a CDS encoding SEC-C domain-containing protein: MRPDTPATPAENESADHVAEAERLERTAAMYPEDAEQLLLQAAAHYELADARDRATAHYDSLLASPDVHDPALIRALKASNLWEYGHEAEARAIITGLRATAPRDPAPWVIAAESLESHDELDQAHETFTEALELLVPQTERESGTVPYAKHPLLLGRHRVRRLLGAPHDEWDALADGANRTTVALDELHDPKRLWSLGSENPAELKAEITRLRAELGSYREALSRPFPVAVLHWPSTEYAELLAAYPTLSSEYPSYEAHLASIEGSLRELSASGTGNLGIVTGTVPSYEAFAASEASSPAEASLLPQYATTLAARGRAAAWPPEAGAACWCGSGAAYGECHGV; this comes from the coding sequence ATGCGCCCCGACACGCCTGCCACGCCTGCCGAGAACGAGTCCGCCGACCACGTCGCGGAAGCCGAGCGCCTGGAGCGCACGGCGGCGATGTACCCCGAGGACGCCGAACAACTGCTCCTCCAGGCCGCGGCCCACTACGAACTCGCCGACGCCCGCGACCGCGCGACGGCCCACTACGACTCCCTGCTCGCGTCGCCGGACGTCCACGACCCGGCCCTGATCCGCGCCCTGAAGGCGTCGAACCTGTGGGAGTACGGCCACGAGGCCGAGGCCCGCGCGATCATCACGGGCCTGCGGGCGACGGCCCCGCGCGACCCGGCGCCGTGGGTGATCGCGGCGGAGTCCCTGGAGTCCCACGACGAGCTGGACCAGGCCCACGAGACGTTCACCGAGGCGCTGGAACTCCTGGTCCCGCAGACGGAACGCGAGTCGGGCACCGTCCCCTACGCCAAGCACCCCCTCCTCCTGGGCCGCCACCGCGTCCGCCGCCTCCTGGGCGCGCCGCACGACGAGTGGGACGCCCTGGCGGACGGCGCCAACCGCACCACGGTCGCCCTGGACGAACTCCACGACCCGAAACGCCTCTGGTCCCTGGGCTCGGAGAACCCCGCGGAACTGAAGGCCGAGATCACGCGCCTGCGCGCCGAGTTGGGCTCATACCGCGAGGCGCTCTCCCGCCCCTTCCCGGTGGCGGTCCTGCACTGGCCGTCGACGGAGTACGCGGAACTCCTCGCGGCGTACCCGACCCTCTCCTCCGAATACCCCTCCTACGAGGCCCACTTGGCGTCGATAGAGGGTTCCCTGCGCGAGCTGTCGGCCTCCGGCACGGGCAACCTCGGCATCGTCACGGGCACGGTCCCGTCCTACGAGGCGTTCGCGGCCTCGGAGGCCTCCTCCCCGGCCGAGGCGTCGCTGCTGCCGCAGTACGCGACGACACTGGCGGCCCGAGGCCGGGCGGCGGCTTGGCCGCCGGAGGCGGGGGCGGCTTGCTGGTGCGGGTCGGGGGCAGCTTATGGGGAGTGCCACGGGGTGTAG
- a CDS encoding heme-degrading domain-containing protein, with protein sequence MTAASPNPATAPDIATLEEQERRLVLDSFTYDDAWRLGTLLVDLARERRAPVAIDITRGGQQLFHAALPGSTPDNDAWIARKRRVVERYQSSSYLVGSRFRAKGTTFEDSSRLDPDVYAAHGGAFPLSVRGAGVVGVVVVSGLPQVEDHALVVEALETFTK encoded by the coding sequence GTGACCGCGGCCTCCCCGAACCCCGCGACGGCTCCCGACATCGCGACGCTGGAGGAGCAGGAGCGCCGCCTGGTCCTCGACTCGTTCACGTACGACGACGCGTGGCGGCTCGGCACGCTCCTGGTCGACCTGGCCCGCGAGCGCCGCGCTCCGGTGGCGATCGACATCACCCGCGGCGGCCAGCAGCTGTTCCACGCGGCGCTGCCGGGTTCGACCCCGGACAACGACGCGTGGATCGCCCGCAAGCGCCGCGTCGTGGAGCGCTACCAGTCCTCGTCGTACCTGGTCGGCAGCCGCTTCCGCGCCAAGGGCACGACGTTCGAGGACTCCTCCCGCCTGGACCCGGACGTGTACGCGGCCCACGGCGGCGCGTTTCCCCTCTCCGTGCGCGGGGCGGGAGTCGTCGGCGTCGTGGTCGTCTCGGGCCTGCCGCAGGTGGAGGACCACGCGTTGGTGGTGGAGGCGCTGGAGACGTTCACCAAGTAG